One Natrinema halophilum genomic window carries:
- a CDS encoding ATP-binding cassette domain-containing protein: protein MKILVGALDADEGTVEASGRIGWCPQEGLLYDRLTITETFSLFGEAYGMTDEDIATARNRLASTLDFERFLDCRIDHLSGGNRQKVNLGIALMHDPDVLLLDEPYTGFDWDTYLAFWDLTEDLVERGTAIAVISHLINERERFDRIYELRDGRLYPDEVA, encoded by the coding sequence ATGAAGATTCTCGTCGGTGCGCTCGACGCGGACGAGGGAACTGTCGAGGCGAGCGGTCGAATCGGATGGTGTCCCCAGGAGGGACTGTTGTACGACCGACTCACGATCACGGAAACTTTCAGTCTCTTCGGGGAGGCATACGGGATGACCGACGAGGATATCGCGACTGCTCGCAACAGACTCGCCTCTACGCTCGATTTTGAGCGATTCCTCGACTGCCGAATCGATCATCTCTCCGGAGGCAACCGTCAAAAGGTCAACCTCGGCATCGCGTTGATGCACGACCCTGACGTTTTGCTGCTCGACGAACCCTACACAGGTTTCGACTGGGACACGTACCTCGCGTTCTGGGACCTCACCGAAGACCTCGTCGAGCGCGGGACCGCGATCGCAGTCATCAGCCATCTCATCAACGAGCGCGAACGCTTCGATAGAATCTACGAACTCCGCGACGGACGACTGTACCCCGACGAGGTGGCCTGA
- a CDS encoding TMEM165/GDT1 family protein, whose translation MAGWLEVFATAFLLQLLALPGEKGQLVIAGLATMYSPYVVVAGAATAFGIWTGLEILLGEALKGSVPVVYLDALTAFLFVFFAVWILYTGNKAKSGDDGRRTDPGDPHSDGGNRGVDRDIDEGGLLGTELNSSSGANGYVSSFVTMGIAEFGDKTQLITISLAARYGADPAIWFGEMLAIVPVSLATAVFFSRTTRYLNLTWVLRASAAMFLLFAADIGSQYLFEVSLLPI comes from the coding sequence ATGGCGGGGTGGCTCGAGGTATTCGCAACAGCTTTTCTATTACAACTGCTCGCCCTGCCCGGAGAAAAAGGCCAGCTCGTAATCGCGGGTCTCGCGACGATGTACAGCCCGTACGTCGTCGTCGCCGGGGCAGCCACGGCTTTCGGTATCTGGACCGGCCTCGAGATACTCCTCGGTGAGGCGCTCAAAGGCTCCGTTCCAGTCGTATATCTCGATGCGCTTACAGCTTTTCTGTTCGTCTTCTTTGCCGTATGGATCTTGTATACCGGGAATAAAGCGAAGAGTGGCGATGACGGTCGGCGAACCGACCCAGGAGATCCACACAGTGACGGCGGCAATCGCGGGGTCGATCGCGACATCGACGAGGGAGGTCTGCTCGGGACGGAACTGAACAGTTCCTCGGGCGCAAACGGCTACGTGTCTTCGTTCGTGACGATGGGGATCGCCGAATTTGGCGACAAAACGCAGTTGATCACCATCAGTCTCGCCGCCCGGTACGGAGCTGATCCGGCGATCTGGTTCGGCGAAATGCTCGCCATCGTTCCGGTAAGCCTCGCGACGGCGGTCTTTTTCTCGCGGACCACGCGCTACCTGAATCTCACGTGGGTGCTGCGCGCATCGGCAGCGATGTTTCTGTTGTTCGCTGCCGACATCGGCTCGCAGTACCTCTTCGAGGTCTCACTTCTCCCGATCTAA
- a CDS encoding DsrE/DsrF/DrsH-like family protein: MSTDNPTTSVDESEVEATEVQALRDRVEELEESIADMDAGDDQQKMTIVATQGSFDMAYPPLILASTAAAFGWDVVVFHTFWGLDILHEEKSSNLKLSAVGNPNMPMPNALAALPGMDTMATKMMQKRIDDNGTATIEELIDLSLESGVDLQACQMTIELMDYDEDDFYDVTTGVGAATAIQHMAESDVQLLV, from the coding sequence ATGAGTACGGACAACCCCACGACGTCGGTCGACGAAAGCGAAGTCGAGGCTACGGAGGTTCAGGCCCTCCGCGATCGCGTCGAGGAGCTCGAAGAGTCGATCGCCGACATGGATGCCGGTGACGACCAGCAAAAGATGACGATCGTCGCCACCCAGGGCAGTTTCGACATGGCCTACCCGCCGCTCATCCTCGCGAGTACGGCGGCCGCCTTCGGCTGGGACGTTGTCGTCTTCCATACCTTCTGGGGACTCGATATCCTTCACGAGGAGAAATCGAGTAACCTCAAGCTGAGCGCCGTCGGTAACCCGAACATGCCAATGCCGAACGCTCTCGCTGCACTTCCCGGGATGGACACGATGGCCACGAAGATGATGCAAAAGCGGATCGACGATAACGGCACGGCCACCATCGAAGAACTGATCGACCTTTCGCTTGAAAGCGGCGTCGACCTTCAGGCCTGTCAGATGACGATCGAACTGATGGACTACGACGAGGACGATTTCTACGACGTAACGACTGGCGTCGGGGCGGCGACGGCAATCCAGCATATGGCCGAGTCCGATGTCCAATTACTGGTCTAA
- a CDS encoding GbsR/MarR family transcriptional regulator — protein sequence MSLDELVEQSGYAKSTVSTAMKTMERLHLVHRRSIPGEGKKAYYEAETDFWHVLQEFLRREVQREIDVMTRALESAEAQLESIDSERADDDLEQIRSLKTMYERSQTLVNVLTGSSTERLTGLLNRLRRSE from the coding sequence GTGTCTCTCGACGAACTGGTCGAGCAAAGCGGATATGCCAAGTCCACGGTAAGCACCGCGATGAAAACGATGGAGCGGCTTCACCTCGTTCACAGACGATCTATTCCCGGTGAAGGAAAGAAAGCGTATTACGAAGCCGAAACCGACTTCTGGCACGTTCTGCAGGAGTTCCTGCGGAGGGAAGTCCAACGCGAGATAGACGTCATGACACGGGCGCTCGAGTCAGCCGAAGCACAGTTGGAATCGATCGATTCGGAGCGTGCTGATGACGATCTCGAGCAGATCCGTTCCCTAAAGACGATGTACGAGCGGAGTCAGACGCTGGTGAACGTACTCACAGGCAGTTCGACCGAGCGTCTTACCGGTCTACTCAATCGGTTGCGGCGTTCTGAGTGA
- a CDS encoding sulfurtransferase TusA family protein — protein MSSEYTVSETLDVKGQSCPMPIVKTKQAIDDLEATEVLEVIATDSGSMSDIDGWATGTDGVELLEQVEDGDVYKHYVQKTS, from the coding sequence ATGAGTTCCGAATACACTGTGTCAGAGACGCTCGACGTAAAAGGACAGTCGTGCCCGATGCCCATCGTGAAGACGAAGCAGGCTATCGACGATCTGGAAGCCACGGAGGTGCTCGAAGTTATCGCGACGGATTCGGGCAGTATGAGCGACATCGATGGCTGGGCGACCGGCACCGACGGCGTCGAACTTTTAGAGCAGGTCGAGGACGGCGACGTGTACAAACACTACGTGCAAAAAACCTCGTAA